One part of the Prochlorococcus marinus str. MIT 9313 genome encodes these proteins:
- the cbiB gene encoding adenosylcobinamide-phosphate synthase CbiB: MTLAILLVITAAGLDLLIGDPRWCPHPVELMGSVIKHLRHLAEAIAGNRPVMLRVGGVLITAVLISGSGALGWAIERLALQEGIAPAWLGIPMLVIALASALAAGSLRHSILKVLKALPTDAGGDLSIARLQLSWIVGRDVTQLNEQEILRATAESAAENAVDGVFAPLFWMLIGAGLWHVSNAWPGPLALAWSFKASSTLDSMLGYRQGTLQWLGTAGARLDDLLTWLPCRLVMLTLPLISKPWRQLPALVMAAEQDGALDHSPNAGRSEAIYAHCAGVRMGGRNRYGNRWVDKPLLAIDQPPADPDALQRILALTSWLELVWIMIALVLL; this comes from the coding sequence CTGACCCTTGCCATTCTGCTAGTCATCACTGCAGCAGGTCTCGACCTGCTGATCGGTGATCCGCGCTGGTGTCCACATCCCGTTGAGTTGATGGGATCTGTGATCAAACATCTACGTCATCTTGCCGAAGCGATCGCCGGGAATCGCCCTGTGATGCTGCGTGTTGGCGGCGTTCTGATCACCGCTGTGCTGATCAGCGGCAGCGGTGCACTGGGTTGGGCAATCGAACGCCTCGCCCTGCAGGAAGGCATCGCCCCAGCCTGGCTCGGGATCCCCATGCTGGTGATCGCCCTGGCAAGTGCCCTCGCCGCCGGCAGCCTCCGCCACAGCATCTTGAAGGTGTTGAAGGCGCTGCCCACAGACGCGGGAGGAGACCTGTCTATCGCCCGTTTGCAGCTGAGCTGGATCGTGGGACGCGATGTAACCCAGTTGAATGAGCAGGAGATTCTGCGGGCTACCGCTGAAAGCGCAGCCGAAAACGCCGTGGATGGCGTGTTTGCACCGCTGTTTTGGATGCTGATCGGTGCTGGCCTATGGCATGTCTCCAATGCATGGCCAGGCCCTCTAGCCCTGGCCTGGAGCTTCAAGGCCTCCAGCACCCTTGATTCGATGCTGGGCTATCGGCAGGGAACGCTGCAATGGCTAGGCACTGCCGGAGCACGACTCGATGATCTCCTCACCTGGCTCCCCTGCCGCCTGGTGATGCTCACCCTTCCTCTAATCAGCAAGCCTTGGCGCCAACTACCGGCTCTGGTGATGGCAGCGGAACAGGACGGAGCCTTAGATCACTCCCCCAACGCCGGACGGTCCGAAGCGATCTATGCCCACTGTGCCGGGGTGCGAATGGGCGGACGCAACCGATACGGCAACCGATGGGTGGACAAACCCTTGCTGGCAATCGATCAACCGCCGGCAGACCCAGATGCTCTGCAGCGCATCCTGGCACTCACCAGTTGGCTTGAACTGGTCTGGATCATGATTGCTCTGGTTCTGCTCTAA
- the ilvC gene encoding ketol-acid reductoisomerase, producing MAQLFYDSDADLGLLNGKTVAIIGYGSQGHAHALNLKDSGVDVVVGLYEGSRSAEKARADGLEVLSVAEAAAKADWIMVLLPDEFQKDVYAKEIASHLSSGKVLSFAHGFNIRFGLIQPPADVDVVMIAPKGPGHTVRWEYQNGQGVPALFAIEQDASGQARALAMAYAKGIGGTRAGILETNFKEETETDLFGEQAVLCGGLSELVKAGFETLVEAGYQPELAYFECLHEVKLIVDLMVKGGLTAMRDSISNTAEYGDYVSGPRLINADTKAEMKRILADIQDGTFAKNFVAECESGKPEMKKIRDRDANHPIEQVGKGLRAMFSWLKTA from the coding sequence ATGGCCCAGCTCTTCTACGACTCCGATGCCGATCTCGGCCTACTCAATGGCAAGACCGTCGCCATCATTGGCTATGGCTCCCAGGGCCATGCCCATGCCCTCAACCTCAAGGACAGCGGCGTAGATGTGGTAGTGGGCCTATATGAAGGCAGCCGCTCCGCCGAGAAAGCCCGCGCCGATGGACTGGAAGTGCTCAGCGTCGCTGAAGCCGCCGCCAAAGCGGACTGGATCATGGTGCTACTACCGGATGAATTCCAAAAAGATGTTTATGCAAAAGAGATCGCCTCTCATCTGAGTTCAGGCAAAGTGTTGAGCTTCGCTCACGGCTTCAACATCCGCTTCGGGTTAATTCAGCCGCCAGCTGATGTCGACGTGGTGATGATTGCTCCCAAGGGGCCTGGCCATACCGTGCGCTGGGAATACCAAAACGGGCAAGGAGTACCAGCCCTATTCGCAATTGAACAAGATGCCTCCGGTCAAGCACGTGCACTGGCCATGGCCTACGCCAAGGGCATCGGCGGCACCCGAGCGGGCATCCTCGAAACCAACTTCAAGGAAGAAACCGAAACCGACTTGTTCGGCGAACAAGCCGTGCTCTGTGGCGGGCTCTCAGAGCTCGTCAAAGCAGGCTTTGAAACCCTTGTAGAAGCTGGCTACCAGCCTGAGCTGGCCTACTTCGAGTGCCTTCACGAGGTGAAGTTAATCGTTGATCTGATGGTGAAGGGCGGCCTCACTGCCATGCGTGATTCAATCTCCAACACTGCCGAATACGGCGACTACGTGAGTGGGCCAAGACTGATCAACGCTGATACCAAAGCTGAGATGAAACGCATCCTCGCTGACATCCAAGACGGCACCTTCGCTAAAAACTTTGTCGCCGAATGCGAATCAGGCAAACCTGAGATGAAGAAGATTCGCGATCGCGATGCCAACCATCCAATTGAGCAAGTCGGCAAAGGTCTCCGCGCCATGTTCAGCTGGTTGAAAACAGCCTGA
- a CDS encoding ATP-dependent Clp protease proteolytic subunit yields the protein MPIGTPSVPYRLPGSQMERWVDIYTRLGVERILFLGQEVSDGVANSLVAQMLYLDSEDSTKPIYLYINSPGGSVTAGLAIYDTMKYVKSDVVTICVGLAASMGAFLLTAGTKGKRLALPHSRIMIHQPLGGTNQRQASDIEIEAREILRIKDMLNHSMAELTGQSFEKIEKDTDRDYFLSAAEAKDYGLIDRVIAHPNEA from the coding sequence ATGCCGATCGGTACCCCAAGCGTTCCCTACCGTCTTCCCGGCAGCCAGATGGAGCGCTGGGTCGACATCTATACCCGCCTGGGGGTGGAAAGGATCCTGTTCCTTGGCCAAGAAGTCAGTGATGGTGTTGCCAACAGCTTGGTGGCCCAGATGCTCTACCTCGATTCTGAAGACAGCACAAAACCGATCTATCTGTACATCAACTCCCCAGGTGGATCAGTAACTGCTGGCCTGGCGATTTACGACACGATGAAATACGTCAAAAGTGATGTTGTAACAATCTGCGTTGGCTTGGCAGCATCGATGGGCGCCTTCCTTCTCACTGCAGGAACCAAAGGGAAAAGACTCGCCCTGCCCCACAGCCGAATCATGATCCACCAACCGCTGGGTGGAACCAACCAACGACAAGCCAGCGATATCGAAATCGAAGCGCGTGAAATCCTGCGCATCAAAGACATGCTCAACCACTCCATGGCAGAGCTGACAGGTCAAAGCTTTGAAAAAATCGAAAAAGACACCGACCGCGACTACTTCTTAAGTGCAGCCGAGGCCAAAGACTATGGCCTCATCGATCGTGTGATTGCCCACCCGAACGAAGCCTGA
- a CDS encoding ATP-dependent Clp protease proteolytic subunit produces the protein MTVSAPYYGESTVMRTPPPDLPSLLLKERIVYLGLPLFSDDDAKRQLGMDVTELIIAQLLYLEFDNPEKPIYFYINSTGTSWYTGDAVGFETEAFAICDTLRYVKPPVHTICIGQAMGTAAVILSAGTKGHRAALPHASIVLHQPRSGAQGQATDIQIRAKEVLHNKQAMLKILASNTGRSIEQLSKDSDRMSYLTPGDAVEYGIIDRILSSRKELPSSESLN, from the coding sequence ATGACGGTGTCCGCTCCCTACTACGGCGAATCAACCGTGATGCGTACACCGCCTCCGGATTTGCCATCGCTACTTCTCAAGGAACGCATTGTCTACCTAGGACTGCCCCTGTTCTCCGACGACGATGCCAAGCGGCAGCTGGGCATGGATGTGACCGAACTGATCATTGCCCAACTTCTCTATCTGGAGTTCGACAACCCAGAAAAACCCATCTACTTCTATATCAACTCCACTGGTACCAGCTGGTATACGGGTGATGCCGTCGGCTTTGAAACCGAAGCTTTTGCGATCTGTGACACCCTGCGTTACGTCAAACCCCCTGTCCACACCATCTGCATCGGCCAAGCAATGGGCACGGCAGCGGTGATTCTCTCGGCAGGAACCAAAGGCCACAGAGCTGCCCTTCCCCACGCCTCAATCGTGCTGCACCAACCTCGCAGTGGTGCCCAAGGTCAAGCCACCGACATTCAGATCCGTGCCAAGGAAGTGCTGCATAACAAGCAAGCCATGCTCAAAATTCTTGCCAGCAATACAGGCCGCAGCATTGAGCAGTTATCAAAGGATTCTGATCGGATGAGTTATCTCACCCCTGGGGACGCTGTCGAATACGGCATCATCGATCGAATTCTCAGCAGCCGTAAAGAGCTCCCCAGTTCAGAGTCACTGAACTGA
- a CDS encoding PIN/TRAM domain-containing protein, giving the protein MVHAACIRSEQTRSDPMVDLLILVLFLISGAATGWLGVELLPERLLEQTINIDRLRLVLSGLSACFGLLAGFFFQRLRQRLMQQVRTMPTDLLVSRAVGLILGLLVANLLLAPILLLPLPFEVVLVKPLAAVLSNVFFGVLGYNLAEVHGRTLLRLFNPNSTEALLVADGVLTPATAKILDTSVIIDGRINGLLACGLLEGQAIVAQTVIDELQQLADSSNAEKRAKGRRGLKLLTELRETYGRRLVLNSTRYEGSGTDERLLKLTADTGGMLVTADYNLAQVAKVKDLKAINLSEIVIALRPEVQPGDELKLKIVKQGKEDNQGVGYLEDGTMVVVEGAREAIGKRLPVVVTGALQTPTGRMVFGRFEKNQPTRKSSKTTEHPPANPR; this is encoded by the coding sequence ATGGTGCATGCTGCCTGCATCCGGAGCGAGCAGACACGATCTGACCCCATGGTTGACCTGCTCATCCTGGTGCTGTTTCTGATCTCTGGCGCGGCCACTGGCTGGCTTGGAGTTGAGCTGTTGCCCGAACGGCTTCTAGAGCAAACGATCAATATCGATCGACTGAGGTTGGTCCTGAGTGGGTTGAGCGCCTGCTTTGGACTTTTGGCTGGATTCTTCTTCCAGCGACTGCGGCAAAGGCTGATGCAGCAGGTTCGCACCATGCCCACCGACCTCTTGGTCAGTCGAGCCGTAGGCCTCATTCTTGGCCTACTGGTTGCCAATTTGCTCCTGGCACCAATCCTGCTTTTGCCCCTCCCATTTGAGGTGGTGTTGGTAAAGCCTCTGGCCGCAGTACTGAGCAATGTCTTCTTTGGAGTCCTTGGATACAACCTGGCGGAGGTCCACGGCCGCACACTGCTACGCCTGTTCAATCCCAACAGCACCGAGGCGTTACTGGTCGCCGATGGGGTTCTAACACCTGCCACTGCAAAGATTCTCGACACCAGCGTGATCATCGATGGCCGCATTAATGGACTACTGGCCTGCGGACTGCTGGAAGGTCAGGCAATCGTGGCCCAAACCGTTATTGATGAACTGCAACAGCTGGCCGATTCAAGCAATGCCGAAAAACGAGCCAAAGGTCGACGCGGTTTGAAGTTGCTCACTGAATTACGCGAAACCTATGGCAGACGGCTGGTTTTAAACAGCACCCGATACGAGGGATCGGGCACTGACGAGCGACTGCTCAAACTCACCGCCGATACAGGCGGGATGTTGGTCACTGCCGATTACAACCTCGCCCAAGTCGCCAAGGTCAAAGACCTCAAAGCCATCAACCTCAGCGAAATCGTGATCGCCCTGCGACCTGAAGTACAACCCGGCGACGAGCTCAAACTCAAGATCGTCAAACAGGGCAAGGAAGACAACCAGGGGGTGGGCTATCTAGAAGACGGCACGATGGTGGTGGTTGAGGGCGCCAGAGAGGCCATTGGAAAGCGGCTACCCGTTGTTGTCACTGGAGCGCTGCAAACCCCTACCGGCAGGATGGTCTTTGGTCGCTTCGAGAAAAATCAGCCAACCCGCAAATCAAGTAAGACCACCGAGCACCCACCGGCTAACCCTCGCTAG
- the panB gene encoding 3-methyl-2-oxobutanoate hydroxymethyltransferase — MRPSELTQLKQDGRAISILTAWDGISAALVEAAGADVVLVGDSLAMVALCHATTLPVTVEQMLHHTKAVGRGFTRPLPQQPLVVCDLPFLSYQCGEDKAVAAAGSLLKHSCAAAVKLEGAEPEVLAVIERLVRMGIPVMGHLGLTPQAVHQLGYRRQAEDPRSQAQMLQQAKQLEQAGCFALVVEHVPSSIARCLSQQLTIPVIGIGAGEDCDGQVRVTADLLGLTPSQPPFSQPLIQGRQLCVEALQGWVKQLHQQAKTATTTTSPPEPDC, encoded by the coding sequence ATGCGCCCCAGCGAATTAACTCAACTCAAGCAGGACGGGCGAGCGATCAGCATCCTCACAGCCTGGGATGGCATAAGTGCGGCCTTGGTTGAGGCCGCTGGAGCCGATGTGGTTCTAGTAGGAGACTCCCTAGCGATGGTGGCACTGTGCCATGCAACCACCCTGCCTGTGACAGTGGAGCAGATGCTCCACCACACCAAAGCGGTGGGGAGGGGTTTCACTCGCCCTCTGCCACAACAGCCCCTCGTCGTCTGCGACCTCCCATTCCTGAGCTACCAATGCGGAGAAGACAAGGCTGTAGCTGCAGCTGGAAGCCTGCTCAAGCACTCCTGTGCAGCCGCCGTGAAGCTAGAAGGAGCAGAGCCAGAGGTCCTAGCAGTCATTGAGCGTCTGGTGCGCATGGGGATCCCAGTCATGGGGCATTTGGGCCTCACTCCACAAGCAGTACATCAGCTCGGCTACCGCCGTCAGGCGGAGGACCCTCGCAGCCAAGCGCAAATGCTGCAACAAGCAAAACAACTTGAGCAAGCGGGCTGTTTCGCCCTGGTGGTCGAACATGTGCCGAGTTCCATCGCTCGTTGCCTGAGTCAACAACTCACCATCCCCGTGATCGGTATCGGCGCTGGCGAAGATTGCGATGGACAGGTAAGGGTCACCGCTGACCTGTTGGGACTGACTCCCAGCCAACCCCCCTTCAGTCAACCATTGATCCAAGGTCGCCAGCTGTGCGTAGAAGCCCTTCAAGGTTGGGTGAAGCAACTGCATCAGCAGGCAAAGACTGCCACCACAACAACATCTCCACCAGAACCTGATTGCTGA
- the ftsZ gene encoding cell division protein FtsZ, with protein MSMSTSMETAGILPSQSARIEVIGVGGGGSNAVNRMILSDLDGVNYRVMNTDAQALLQSAASNRVQLGQTLTRGLGAGGNPSIGQKAAEESRAELQQALQGVDLVFIAVGMGGGTGTGAAPVVAEVAKESGALTVGIVTKPFSFEGRRRMRQAAEGIGRLADHVDTLIVIPNDRIKDVISEAPLQEAFRSADDILRMGVKGISDIITCPGLVNVDFADVRSVMTEAGTALLGIGEGSGRSRAIEAAQAAISSPLLEAARIDGAKGCVINISGGRDMTLEDMTSASEVIYDVVDPEANIIVGAVVDEKLEGEVHVTVIATGFEGNQPYRSERSINKIASQSIYSQPEANESGARIPEFLRKRQPRNDNEI; from the coding sequence ATGTCCATGTCCACCTCCATGGAGACCGCAGGGATCCTTCCCAGCCAATCAGCTCGCATTGAAGTAATTGGCGTCGGCGGAGGCGGCAGCAATGCCGTCAACCGCATGATTCTCAGTGACCTCGATGGTGTGAACTATCGGGTCATGAATACGGACGCTCAGGCCCTGCTTCAGTCTGCAGCCAGTAACCGCGTGCAGCTGGGTCAGACCCTTACGAGAGGGTTAGGAGCTGGCGGTAATCCCAGCATCGGCCAGAAGGCGGCGGAGGAATCTCGAGCAGAACTGCAACAAGCTCTGCAAGGAGTCGATCTCGTCTTCATCGCCGTTGGCATGGGTGGCGGAACCGGCACTGGTGCCGCTCCAGTGGTTGCCGAAGTTGCCAAGGAAAGCGGTGCGCTCACTGTGGGCATCGTCACCAAACCCTTTAGCTTTGAGGGACGTCGTCGCATGCGACAGGCCGCTGAAGGCATTGGCCGCCTGGCCGATCATGTGGATACCTTGATTGTGATCCCCAACGACCGCATTAAAGACGTCATCTCCGAAGCTCCGCTTCAAGAAGCCTTCCGAAGTGCAGATGACATCCTGCGTATGGGTGTTAAAGGTATCAGTGACATCATCACCTGCCCTGGCCTTGTCAATGTGGACTTCGCCGACGTGCGTTCGGTGATGACCGAAGCCGGCACGGCCCTGCTAGGGATTGGTGAAGGTTCAGGACGTTCCAGGGCGATAGAAGCAGCCCAGGCTGCCATCAGCAGTCCGCTACTGGAAGCGGCCCGCATCGACGGAGCCAAAGGTTGCGTCATCAACATCAGCGGCGGTCGCGACATGACCCTTGAGGACATGACCTCCGCATCGGAAGTGATCTACGACGTGGTCGATCCAGAAGCCAACATCATTGTTGGAGCTGTTGTAGACGAGAAACTCGAAGGTGAAGTTCACGTCACCGTGATCGCCACAGGCTTTGAAGGCAACCAGCCTTACCGGAGCGAACGCTCAATCAACAAGATTGCCTCTCAATCGATCTATAGCCAGCCTGAAGCCAACGAATCGGGCGCACGAATTCCAGAATTTCTGCGCAAGCGTCAACCTCGCAACGATAACGAGATCTAA
- a CDS encoding cell division protein FtsQ/DivIB — MSSSTPDRRPANGPGVERRRRLRQQRRREQLIYLWRMLTFISIAAGLGWVLLSQGWSLNNAKQIHVQGSRNIQTNTVIKAGALHFPQPLLGFNPKELEQTLLRKLPLNSVVVQRRLLPPGIDVALQERKPVAYALRKRAYGQEQGMVDSTAMWIPLNVAKQGERPSTNLTVEGWTASKRQAISQVLEQRNQLGSPLERILVAPDGELSLQTKTLGLIQLGSNSTLLKEQLETVAQLSKTLPSSFRHKTGTTIDMSDPSKPELQMPQPSK, encoded by the coding sequence GTGAGCTCATCCACCCCTGATCGACGGCCTGCAAACGGCCCAGGGGTAGAAAGGCGGCGCCGGTTGCGCCAACAACGCCGCCGAGAGCAACTGATCTACCTCTGGCGAATGTTGACATTCATCTCTATTGCAGCAGGCCTGGGATGGGTACTACTCAGCCAAGGATGGAGCCTCAACAACGCCAAGCAAATCCATGTGCAAGGCAGCCGCAACATCCAAACAAACACCGTGATCAAGGCCGGTGCGCTCCACTTCCCCCAGCCACTTCTTGGTTTCAATCCCAAAGAACTAGAGCAGACCCTGCTGCGCAAACTGCCGCTCAACTCGGTCGTCGTGCAAAGGCGCCTACTCCCTCCAGGAATAGATGTGGCTCTTCAAGAACGAAAACCCGTTGCTTATGCACTACGAAAACGCGCCTATGGCCAAGAGCAGGGCATGGTCGACAGCACTGCGATGTGGATACCACTCAACGTGGCAAAACAAGGCGAGCGTCCCTCTACAAACTTGACTGTAGAAGGCTGGACGGCCAGCAAACGGCAAGCCATTTCCCAGGTACTGGAGCAACGAAATCAGCTTGGTAGCCCCCTAGAGCGAATCCTCGTGGCTCCTGATGGAGAGCTCAGCCTGCAAACCAAGACCCTTGGCCTGATTCAGCTAGGCAGCAATAGCACCCTGCTGAAGGAGCAACTAGAAACTGTGGCCCAATTGAGCAAAACCCTGCCGTCAAGTTTTCGCCATAAAACAGGCACAACAATCGACATGAGCGATCCCTCCAAACCGGAACTGCAAATGCCCCAACCTTCTAAGTGA
- a CDS encoding D-alanine--D-alanine ligase family protein — translation MPSSRTCVGVVFGGASEEHAVSIRSAITVVGALRSEVNNNRFEVIAIYIDQRGRWWPAGVAEAVLKQGHPAKPEQLSTPLAPQGFTKLPEGSERVQVWYPVLHGPNGEDGTVQGLFTLMGQPFVGSGVLGSALSMDKLAMKAAFAAAGLPQVPYAAVDAADLLETESRQGVAKHLEAKLKYPCFVKPANLGSSVGISKAQNRNELLIGLDKAASLDRRIVVEQGVSARELECAVLGKRELQTSVVGEICFDADWYDYDTKYSENCSHTLIPAPLPEGVEAQIRTLALQACRCVAAHGMARVDFFYNAARNEIWLNEINTLPGFTSQSMYPMLWEASGVTLEELVSQLVITARE, via the coding sequence ATGCCTTCCTCCCGCACCTGTGTAGGCGTGGTGTTCGGCGGCGCGTCCGAGGAACATGCTGTTTCAATCCGATCAGCCATCACGGTGGTCGGAGCCCTACGCAGCGAAGTGAACAACAATCGCTTCGAGGTCATTGCGATTTACATCGACCAACGAGGCCGCTGGTGGCCAGCTGGCGTTGCCGAAGCAGTGCTGAAGCAAGGTCATCCCGCCAAACCGGAACAACTGTCGACACCGCTTGCCCCGCAGGGCTTTACCAAACTGCCTGAGGGGAGCGAAAGGGTACAGGTCTGGTATCCAGTTCTGCATGGTCCCAATGGCGAAGACGGCACCGTGCAGGGCCTGTTCACCCTGATGGGACAACCTTTTGTGGGTTCAGGCGTACTCGGCTCTGCCCTCAGCATGGACAAGTTGGCCATGAAAGCCGCTTTCGCTGCAGCAGGGTTACCACAGGTGCCTTACGCCGCCGTTGATGCCGCAGATCTCCTTGAAACCGAATCGCGTCAAGGCGTCGCCAAACACTTGGAGGCCAAACTCAAATACCCATGTTTTGTCAAACCCGCCAACCTGGGTTCTTCAGTCGGTATCAGCAAAGCTCAAAACCGCAACGAGCTGCTTATCGGTCTCGATAAGGCTGCCAGCCTTGATCGGCGCATTGTGGTGGAGCAGGGAGTGAGCGCAAGAGAGCTTGAATGCGCTGTCCTAGGCAAGCGTGAACTGCAAACCTCTGTCGTAGGGGAGATTTGCTTTGATGCGGACTGGTACGACTACGACACCAAATACAGCGAAAATTGCAGCCATACGCTCATTCCAGCGCCTCTACCAGAGGGAGTTGAAGCACAAATCCGCACACTGGCGTTACAAGCCTGTCGCTGCGTAGCCGCCCATGGCATGGCCAGGGTCGACTTTTTTTACAACGCTGCACGCAATGAAATTTGGCTCAATGAGATCAACACCCTGCCAGGCTTCACATCTCAGAGCATGTATCCAATGCTCTGGGAGGCTTCTGGTGTAACGCTCGAAGAGCTCGTGAGCCAACTTGTGATCACAGCGAGAGAATAA
- the miaB gene encoding tRNA (N6-isopentenyl adenosine(37)-C2)-methylthiotransferase MiaB: protein MFRSFASPLALVATSAIASNPATTAQHQGSFWIQTFGCQMNKADSERMAGILEAMGYHEAPAELEADLVLYNTCTIRDNAEQKVYSYLGRQARRKRTHPHLKLVVAGCVAQQEGEALLRRIPELDLVMGPQHANRLEALLTQVDNGQQVVATDDNHILEDLTTARRDSTICAWVNVIYGCNERCTYCVVPSVRGKEQSRSPEAIRLEIEGLAARGFREITLLGQNIDAYGRDLPGITPEGRRQNTLTDLLHHIHDVEGIERIRFATSHPRYFTERLIEACFDLPKVCEHFHIPFQSGDNDVLKAMARGYTVERYRRIVNRIRELMPDAAISTDVIVAFPGETDAQFQNTLNLLEEVGFDQVNTAAYSPRPNTPAATWSNQLPEAVKVERLKQLNALVERIALQRNSRYSGKVEQVLAEGINPKKPQQLMGRTRTNRLTFFATEGPQGCRYSPGDLVDIQINSVRAFSLSGTPCEQTRSRH, encoded by the coding sequence TTGTTTCGATCGTTCGCTTCGCCTCTTGCCTTGGTCGCCACCTCCGCCATCGCTAGTAATCCGGCAACAACCGCACAGCATCAAGGCAGTTTCTGGATTCAAACCTTCGGTTGCCAGATGAACAAGGCCGATTCAGAGCGCATGGCCGGAATTCTTGAGGCGATGGGATACCACGAGGCGCCAGCAGAACTAGAAGCTGATCTCGTGCTCTACAACACCTGCACAATTCGCGATAACGCCGAGCAGAAGGTTTACAGCTACCTAGGACGCCAGGCCCGCCGCAAACGAACACACCCCCATCTGAAGCTGGTCGTTGCCGGTTGCGTAGCACAACAGGAAGGAGAAGCGCTACTGCGACGAATCCCTGAACTCGACCTTGTGATGGGGCCCCAACACGCCAACCGCCTTGAAGCCCTACTCACACAGGTGGACAATGGTCAGCAGGTTGTCGCCACAGATGACAACCACATTCTCGAGGACCTCACCACAGCTCGACGGGACAGCACAATCTGCGCCTGGGTCAATGTGATTTACGGCTGTAACGAGCGTTGTACCTATTGCGTGGTGCCCTCCGTTCGGGGGAAGGAGCAATCAAGGTCGCCAGAGGCGATCCGACTGGAGATCGAGGGCCTGGCCGCCCGTGGATTTCGGGAGATCACACTGCTTGGCCAGAACATTGATGCTTATGGACGCGATCTGCCCGGGATCACCCCTGAAGGCCGGCGCCAAAACACACTCACCGATCTTCTCCATCACATTCATGACGTGGAAGGAATCGAGCGCATCCGCTTTGCGACAAGCCATCCGCGCTACTTCACGGAACGATTGATCGAAGCTTGCTTTGATCTACCCAAAGTGTGCGAACACTTCCACATCCCTTTCCAAAGCGGTGATAACGATGTGCTTAAGGCCATGGCTAGGGGTTACACAGTGGAGCGTTATCGACGCATCGTGAACCGAATCCGGGAGCTTATGCCCGATGCCGCTATCAGTACTGATGTGATCGTGGCCTTCCCAGGCGAAACCGACGCCCAGTTCCAAAACACCTTGAACCTCCTCGAGGAAGTGGGTTTCGACCAGGTAAACACCGCGGCTTACTCCCCCCGTCCAAATACGCCTGCAGCCACCTGGAGCAACCAACTCCCCGAAGCGGTGAAAGTGGAGCGACTCAAGCAACTCAATGCGCTGGTGGAACGCATAGCCCTGCAGCGCAATAGCCGCTACTCCGGCAAGGTAGAACAGGTGCTAGCCGAAGGGATCAATCCCAAAAAACCACAACAGCTGATGGGACGCACCCGCACCAACCGGCTCACATTCTTTGCGACCGAAGGACCCCAAGGTTGCCGCTATAGCCCAGGCGATCTCGTCGACATTCAGATCAATAGTGTGCGTGCTTTCTCCCTGAGCGGAACCCCTTGTGAGCAAACCAGAAGTCGGCACTGA
- a CDS encoding DUF4359 domain-containing protein: MLVWTNPSMEDYSDYAGDQLVELATDELCEQKGLPMVLRLWIRNCPELIAAQQPVLASVAGEFTTRLNFGFVSLYTTKLDGRNLLPKMRLPSYTVTTIAGAGHFLTIQTRTEPGKLE, from the coding sequence GTGTTGGTTTGGACCAACCCTTCCATGGAGGATTACAGCGATTATGCAGGTGATCAGTTGGTGGAACTTGCGACTGATGAGTTATGTGAGCAGAAGGGGCTGCCGATGGTGTTGAGGCTTTGGATTAGAAATTGTCCAGAGCTGATCGCAGCGCAACAGCCGGTGCTGGCATCCGTTGCAGGAGAGTTCACCACAAGACTCAATTTTGGTTTTGTCAGTCTTTACACGACCAAGTTGGATGGTCGGAATTTGCTCCCTAAGATGCGTCTGCCCTCCTATACCGTGACAACCATTGCGGGCGCTGGGCATTTCTTGACTATTCAGACTCGGACGGAACCGGGCAAATTGGAGTGA